A genomic window from Brassica oleracea var. oleracea cultivar TO1000 chromosome C8, BOL, whole genome shotgun sequence includes:
- the LOC106307861 gene encoding uncharacterized protein LOC106307861 isoform X4 codes for MFHLYVDPDGLFVHKEMRIEELPNIMDLMGVSSKIQEKIGSSKDFPDDLHEDDCMSLRLLKLTWETSPKWMECLFLSNAIIKLIMMRTLSCPRTNRADWSSTCSSSC; via the exons ATGTTTCATCTATATGTTG ATCCAGATGGGCTATTTGTGCATAAAGAGATGAGGATTGAAGAACTACCTAAT ATTATGGATTTGATGGGCGTGAGTTCTAAAATACAAGAAAAAATTGGTAGTAGCAAAGATTTTCCTGATGACCTTCACGAAGATGATTGCATG AGCCTGAGGCTCTTGAAGCTGACATGGGAAACGAGTCCAAAGTGGATGGAGTGCCTTTTTCTCTCCAACGCGATAATCAAACTGATTATGATGAGGACCTTATCTTGCCCCAGAACCAATAGGGCAGACTGGAGCTCAACCTGCTCGAGTTCATGTTAA
- the LOC106307861 gene encoding uncharacterized protein LOC106307861 isoform X1: MFHLYVDPDGLFVHKEMRIEELPNAFNLNQVSIATEGLKDAQQPIMDLMGVSSKIQEKIGSSKDFPDDLHEDDCMSLRLLKLTWETSPKWMECLFLSNAIIKLIMMRTLSCPRTNRADWSSTCSSSC, translated from the exons ATGTTTCATCTATATGTTG ATCCAGATGGGCTATTTGTGCATAAAGAGATGAGGATTGAAGAACTACCTAAT GCTTTCAATCTCAATCAAGTTTCAATTGCCACTGAAGGACTGAAAGATGCTCAACAACCT ATTATGGATTTGATGGGCGTGAGTTCTAAAATACAAGAAAAAATTGGTAGTAGCAAAGATTTTCCTGATGACCTTCACGAAGATGATTGCATG AGCCTGAGGCTCTTGAAGCTGACATGGGAAACGAGTCCAAAGTGGATGGAGTGCCTTTTTCTCTCCAACGCGATAATCAAACTGATTATGATGAGGACCTTATCTTGCCCCAGAACCAATAGGGCAGACTGGAGCTCAACCTGCTCGAGTTCATGTTAA
- the LOC106307861 gene encoding uncharacterized protein LOC106307861 isoform X5, protein MFHLYVDPDGLFVHKEMRIEELPNAFNLNQVSIATEGLKDAQQPIMDLMGVSSKIQEKIGSSKDFPDDLHEDDCMVLLVYFRA, encoded by the exons ATGTTTCATCTATATGTTG ATCCAGATGGGCTATTTGTGCATAAAGAGATGAGGATTGAAGAACTACCTAAT GCTTTCAATCTCAATCAAGTTTCAATTGCCACTGAAGGACTGAAAGATGCTCAACAACCT ATTATGGATTTGATGGGCGTGAGTTCTAAAATACAAGAAAAAATTGGTAGTAGCAAAGATTTTCCTGATGACCTTCACGAAGATGATTGCATG GTGCTTTTGGTGTATTTTAGAGCCTGA
- the LOC106307861 gene encoding uncharacterized protein LOC106307861 isoform X3 — protein MASTKFQPIISTFPLIFYVSSIYPDGLFVHKEMRIEELPNIMDLMGVSSKIQEKIGSSKDFPDDLHEDDCMSLRLLKLTWETSPKWMECLFLSNAIIKLIMMRTLSCPRTNRADWSSTCSSSC, from the exons ATGGCGAGCACCAAATTCCAGCCAATCATATCTACGTTTCCTTTGATCTTCTATGTTTCATCTATAT ATCCAGATGGGCTATTTGTGCATAAAGAGATGAGGATTGAAGAACTACCTAAT ATTATGGATTTGATGGGCGTGAGTTCTAAAATACAAGAAAAAATTGGTAGTAGCAAAGATTTTCCTGATGACCTTCACGAAGATGATTGCATG AGCCTGAGGCTCTTGAAGCTGACATGGGAAACGAGTCCAAAGTGGATGGAGTGCCTTTTTCTCTCCAACGCGATAATCAAACTGATTATGATGAGGACCTTATCTTGCCCCAGAACCAATAGGGCAGACTGGAGCTCAACCTGCTCGAGTTCATGTTAA
- the LOC106307861 gene encoding uncharacterized protein LOC106307861 isoform X2, translating to MFHLYVDPDGLFVHKEMRIEELPNAFNLNQVSIATEGLKDAQQPIMDLMGVSSKIQEKIGSSKDFPDDLHEDDCMSLRLLKLTWETSPKWMECLFLSNAIIKLIMMRTLSCPRTNRADWSSTCSSSC from the exons ATGTTTCATCTATATGTTG ATCCAGATGGGCTATTTGTGCATAAAGAGATGAGGATTGAAGAACTACCTAAT GCTTTCAATCTCAATCAAGTTTCAATTGCCACTGAAGGACTGAAAGATGCTCAACAACCT ATTATGGATTTGATGGGCGTGAGTTCTAAAATACAAGAAAAAATTGGTAGTAGCAAAGATTTTCCTGATGACCTTCACGAAGATGATTGCATG AGCCTGAGGCTCTTGAAGCTGACATGGGAAACGAGTCCAAAGTGGATGGAGTGCCTTTTTCTCTCCAACGCGATAATCAAACTGATTATGATGAGGACCTTATCTTGCCCCAGAACCAATAGGGCAGACTGGAGCTCAACCTGCTCGAGTTCAT GCTGA